The DNA region AGGGGAAACAAATTACACATCAATCAGGATTCCTCACAacaacataagtttaaaattatcaTCTAAAAGGAAACAACCGTGCATGCATATGTTTGAGTTAAtttattcaaaaaaaataaagaaaagagttAAATCATCAATCAAAAGCAGAAATAATAATCTGGAACACTGAAAAAATAGTATTGAATTCCAAGGCAATAGTTCCAAATCGAATCTCTTTAGAGAGTATCTATCAAAATCCTGAACTTTGCTTTATTGCGCCTTTCTCCTATCAACCATCCACCCTGGCCCATACTcgagatttaaaaaaaatgaacaatgCAGCAACAGAATTTCCAGGCTTCGTGGACAAATCTCCAACTATTAGCTTCTTAGTTCTGCAACACAGGAAGCTTAGCTATGGTGACTTAATATATTAAGTGTTAATGTGCAAAGGATCATCCACAGCCGATTTTTGATGATTGCATGAACGTCATAATCTGCTCCTGCTCTGTGGCTGGATTTACTCACTTATTCCCTTTCACTCTTTTCCCTTTTTGATCTTGTTAGCTTATATGATGTGTGCCTGAACATTTTGATAATAATTCTGTAAGCCATTGTGAATGCACATTTTATATCTGCCTATGTTCATTTGTGTCATTGTTGGAAAAAAAATGTCACTTTTAAATTGCTTGCAGGTACATCAAACTCTGACATAGAATCTCCCATTTTGTTTGCTAAACCCTCAAGAATTCAGGACAAATAGTTATTAGATTCCTCTCTCTATTTAATTTCTCTATTTCCCCAAAAATACAATGCCACAATCAACTTGATGCCCGCCAACAAACTTAGAGCAGAAGCATCTCAACCAGCCATTAAAACTGATATCCTTCGGAAACAAGCTTTGACAACTTTGTCAGGAACAAAGGATGCTCTTGATAATAGATAAAATTAAGAAGACAAAATGGAGCCAGTTCAGATGCATACTTGATCAACTGCACAAACTGCAGGAGCGTTCATATCAAAAAGGACAGAGTATATTGACTCTCTAAGTTGCCTTCTGGACGTTTGAGCAGCTTCAGTATCTGGAAAAAGGAAAACACATTACGTAACTTTGGTCTTCACCTATTTAGGAATCTCAAATATACAAAATTGAGGAAACTATAACCACATCTAGAAACATCTTCACAAAAaagattgaaaattttatttaaaaaatcaattggcAACAGAAGTTTCTAATCTAACTAAACCACTAGCACATGGTAATTCAATCTAGGTCAACTATAAATCAACACTAACGTGAGAGGCATGATAAAAACCCTGTTTGCATAATGCCTGACATGGTTTAACAATCACAGGTGTGAAGCTGTGAATCCAACATTACACCTCTGCTGGAAACCTTTTCTCCCAAAGGAAGTTACAAGTTTTCATTCCCTTGAACAATTTCAACCAATCACACAGTAAGAGAATTAAGTAGACCAATGATTTTTCGTCAATTGTAATTAATTAGATATGATCCAGAAGAAATAGTGGGTGGCATAAGTTGAGAAAAGTTTGTGATAATGTACTTGCTTTTGAAACTAATATAAGTTGGATTATTTTTCTGTAGCAGATGAATAGAAGTCGCTATCTTGAGTCAACCATTGCATTTTaggaatttcaaattcaaattgagAAAGTGATATGCCAATTGAAAACAAGATGCATGAAGCAGCAGAAAGAATCAAGAAAGTCACACCAATATGAAAAACCCCCCCTATTGTAAGAATCAGAATATCCTCTTTCCATCTTGTCATTGTCTATGGATGCACCTACCCTCAGTGTGGCAGATAGGAAGAGACACAATTATCGGGTGAGATGATGACCTAACCTGCATTCTGTAATGAGAAGAATCACATAAGTTTTACTCTAAACATGAATCAGTGCTGCTGGTAAATAAGTTCATGATTAAAAAAAGTAAAGATAAATTTAACCATGAatcagaaggaaaaaaaaaacctgCTAAAAATTGTAGAGAAAAAATGCCGAAACCTTGCATGTGTTGGAGTCTCCAAGTTGCCAAATTCCTATGGAGAAACAGAGTCACTACATTAGGAAGCATCTTCTGGACTCAGATATATTACAATGCATGGGCAAATGAACTTTGCATACAAAGATCACAACTCACAAGTcacaatataaaaattaaattacaaatttcaCCGGGATAGTAAAagatttttttaccaaaaatgtaGCACAACGCCCAGATGGAGCAGCGTACTTGCTCCAACCATATTTGCAATAACCCGATCCACCTTCATATAAGGTTCCCAGAAACCATAGAATGAGAGTAAAAATGTATAAATGATCCATAAATACATTTCTCAAAAACATTTGAAATAAGCTTCCTGAAGCTGCAGACtgagaaaaataatttataaatgatGGATACACACATTTCTCTACCACATTTGCAATAACCAAATCCATCTACGTACATGATACAATACTTACAAACAAACAAATTAAATTAGGacataaattttcatgatttgaaaaggaaaaaacaCTACCGAGGATAATATAAAACTCCAATCAATTTTCTTGGGAAAAACTATTACATCATGCATGAAGCCAAATCTGTGTCATGCAGAATCCATTTTAGAGTTCATATATCCTTAAGAAAATGTTCAAAAAGTTCAAACATGACTACTCATTTAACTACTAATCACTTGAATATAacatctactggttttcctaaaCCAATTTAGGAGGTTTAGTACGGAAGTTAAAAGAGTTCTATATTTTTCGGGGAAGAAACGCACCTTCtgcatacaaataaattttaTTGCAGAATCGCATCAAAAGGTTGATGATAAAttgccttttttaattttcttttcaatttttcaattttttgttcttctgggaaaaaaaaatcaaaacagaaaaaagaaaattcatggacgaaacaTACCATCCACAATAATAGAACCTGGAACCATGGCACGGCGTGCAAAGATGTTCAAGAAGGACACTTGATGTGAATAAAGGAGGTACATCCTGTCACACAAAAGATTCAtagttaagaaaaaaatttactcGTTTACAGAAAAATATTAGAGAAAAGAACACACAGCACGATAGTTTTCCACTTTTCCTTTTAGCAAAGATGAGATAATAGTGAACCTGGGATCACCAATTGTAGTAAGATGAAAGTTGAGTACTGCAGATTACATAAGGTGAAGCTGGAAGTTTGGAAACAATAAAGAAATCCACTATTTTAATTGCTAAAGAAggagagagcaaaagggaaaaaatAGATACAACAAGAAAGCTCACGGCCATGTCACAAGGATACTGCAGTGCTGTTGCTTGGGGTGATTTTGGAGATGAGACTAATCAAAGCCCCCATGTACTGTTCTAGAAATTGCAAGGACAACTAAACCTACCAACATCACAGCAGGTCCACCTGCCTTTGAAGGAAACTGATGGGGAAACCTTTTGATCTAGGAAGGTTGCTTCACACCAGGTCAGCCAATTCTCAGAAGCAAAGATGAAGGTGTTAACATCTTCATAACTTGGTGGCTATAGAAGAACACCAAAATTTCCAAGAGTCAACATTTGGATCTGTCATCCACCAAAGTTCAAAATATGAGCTGCCTTCACAGCTTGACCTTTTCATAGTAGAAGAAGAGGTGCAATGATAATTTCTCACAGCTATAAGAATTCGATGGACACAAGCAGGAGAAATTGCTTATGTGAACTTTGTGTCTTCCAAGAACATCCTTTGTATTGAGCTTCATTTGCAATGCTAGTGAAATGAAAACTCACAGGAGAGCAATTGAGAAGTGAGAACCATGTATCCACACTAGATCATCAAGCAACCACCGAAGGATAGTGCAAAGTACACTAACATAATGGAGAAGAAACCCAAAGCTGTCAACCTACAAAAATTTGCATTCGAATATGGCCTGAGAGAATAGTCAAGGCTATGTCATGTGTTCCCTCTTGTCAGCATTGTCTCTTTGATGATGATGATCACCTCTCATCTCTTTTAGGAAATCCTACACTAGCACCTCTGCTGCTATGTTGTGAGGATGAACCGCGTGGACAAGTTAGAGACTAGACAATTAGACAGTTCTTCTATGAAGCCAAGGTATCATATCCGGTTTACATTAATAATGTTTGTTCTAACATAcaggttcaattttttttttaattcacacTATCCTAATGTAATGTTGGTGGCATGGATCCAATAGGAGGCCGTAGGTGGAGAGAAGCTGCTCCAAGGCAGTTCGAGTGCTTtcaaaagttttctcaaaattcaaTTTCTGAACTACAGTTTCCTCACCAGTTGCACACAAGAGGCAAATGACAGTGCTGCTTACTTTGATAAACACAACCTGTTATAGATCAACTCTGAGATGCACTTAGGACAAAGATGAGCAAGAACTTTCTAAATAACCTTGATAAGTAGGTGCTCTAGAGCAACAGGCCTGAAGTCAAAGGTTGTACACACTCCTACAAATTTGGTGACAAGGAAATGTAGGCAAATGAATATCAAGAGTCCCAAATTCCTGGAAAGGCTCAAGTGAGCATTGAATTCTTTTAGGCCCAGGGCTCTTGCCTTTACCCAGGGCTTGAACAACTGCATATATCTCTACCTTACTCAAGGGTAAAATCAACTCTTCTAAGGAGCTTGGTATTAGGGGAGAAGGCTCGAACTTAGTTATATGAAACATTTCTGTAGCAAACTCATCAAGGAGCTGAAAAGATCCACGAAGGCATGATAGAGATAATAAGGGTGGGGGCATCCAACATATATAATAGTGGACTAAAGAAACTAAGCATAAGTGGTTTGAGCTTGGACTAATGAAACAAGCATTgcctctaattttttttatacagGTTTGGAGGTTATAGTGCTATCGAAATTCCTTACTGGAGACACATCCAAAGAGATTAGGAAAGACATAAGAGAActaaagaaaatttaagaaactaAAGAGAAtaaaaacaaatgaaaaaaatTGGAATTACATTGGCCCCGATCTCAATTGCGTCTCAGCAAACATCACCGTCTCGAATGGCTCTTTCCCATGTTTGAGGAAGAAGATCCACAGTCTATTATCCGACACCAGAACCCTCCAAGAGCTGCACACCAGGCTTGACCCGGCCGCCTCCTTCGGCCCGAGAAGCTTCAGTATCTGCACAATCACATCGGTAGGAAGCCGATCGAGATCGCCCAAGGACAGCGGTTGCTGATAATCGTGTGCGGAAACTGGCCAGCTGCCTAGGCTAGGATCTGTTTCCGTTAAGTCCGGGTCGAAACCCCACACCTTTCTCACGACCAGCGCCAGCAGGATCTCAATGACTTGGCTGACTCTCCGAGGTAAAATTTGGCGGAGGTAGGAGAATGCGGGGTGATCGAGGCAAGGGGCATTAGGAGACGCCACCGGAGCAGGGATCGAGCTCCGACGTCTCATGgctgaggagaaggaagatgataaAGGGGATCGAAATTGAAGGGTTTCAGCTCGCGACGGAATCGAATTAACTCGGGAGGAAGAAAGAGGCGGCAATAAAAAGGAATTTGGTCGCGACTGGAGACGGGAAGCGATGGATGGGGCATGGGACGTGGACTTGACGTGGACGTGGATCCTATCCAGATGTAGAAATCTTATCCGTCCCATCGCCGGCCTGTGAGTTATAACCGTCCGATCATGTAATATTGCTGGCGGATTTGGAGCGGATTCTATCGCGAGCACGTGGTCAGGGGAGAGCCAATTGTATCTGTACGGCATCGCGATGCCCATGACCATGAGAGGTAGTGTACGTCAGCCAGGACAATCTGTGGGGTCCGTTTTTTCCGCCAATCAAGGAAGAGTAAGAGTAGAGATTGCATAGAAAATGTGTTTTACGCCGCCGCCAGAGGAATTTAAGGAAAAATGATAGGTAAAGGAAACAAACTCAATCAAAATTTTAAGAATAGACAGGTAAAATGATGAGATTcataaaaaaatgaaatgatgaaTCATAATTATGTGTCTATTCTTGAGATTTTCATTGAGTTTTTTTTCTTGTGCTCGAATTTAAGATTAGagaattgaatttaaaatttctgtTTACTAATTAACTAAAGCAATGgttaaaaaaatttccaaagaacATTGATCAATTCCCGATTCTACCCGTTTATctgtaaaaaaaatcttaaataagGAAAATTCGATTAATCAAAACTAAAAAGCTACCAATTCCAATCTAATTTttgttttctctattttttttttttttttttgcacggcCCTATAAATCATAGGAGATTTCACTTTAGCAATAACAATACATTCAAAGAGGAATTGAGACAACAaataaatattattcatgaataatTCATAATCTCTATTTATTAAAGTTAAAAGTAATATCGATCATCCCAAACGATCCAGTATTATAATCtcacaataaaaataaatctctattcCTAAATAATAACAAACTTTAcacaaatatatttaaaaatattcatgaagtatttaaatttattcatttaattcacttgtatttattgaataaataaatatatatatatatatatatatatatatatatatatatatatatataagaattttattagataaatatattgttcatgaatattgaATTTATTTATAATCCTATTTGAGATCTTTGATAATTTATCAAggataaggaaatatatttataGCATTGGATCGGAAAGTCTTAACATAGTTACCAGACGATCGTGAGTCTGAAAGAAAGGCACATATAGTCGACTGAATCAACAGTGGCCAAATACAACCTAAAAAACTAAGGCATTAGAGAGCCATAGATAATAGTTACGACTATAATTTCCTGTTCAAAATAATACACTTGTTCCCGACAGCTTTGATGATCTTGAAAATAACAAATCTTTCACGTTGGACAATGATACACTAGGAATTTACACAATGGCAATCTAAATATATAAATCTTAACAACGCATCAGATTCATCAATTAAGTGGTACATGAAAGGAAATGTACATAAGCAACATGGTCCACTTCAAGAAGCGCTGAGAGCATCGTCTGCTCTTATTTTCTTAAAGAAATAAATTTACTTGTAACTGTCAGACACAAGCAACACCGAAGTGCATGACCTTTTTATCTGTGCTTGAGTTTTCAGTTAGGATCTAGAATTCCCACAAGGCACTTCTCCAGTAAGAATTCCGCATTAACCCATGCATGATATTTGTCTAATATAACAGTTAAGGCAAATCAACCTGCGGTGGACTGATAAATAAGTAAATGAAGAGTAAGACATGTTATTTTGGTGCTAAATAGAATGGTGAAGACCTATGCTTGACACACTGGAAGGTGAAGACTGA from Zingiber officinale cultivar Zhangliang chromosome 4B, Zo_v1.1, whole genome shotgun sequence includes:
- the LOC121975441 gene encoding actin-related protein 8-like isoform X1, which codes for MRRRSSIPAPVASPNAPCLDHPAFSYLRQILPRRVSQVIEILLALVVRKVWGFDPDLTETDPSLGSWPVSAHDYQQPLSLGDLDRLPTDVIVQILKLLGPKEAAGSSLVCSSWRVLVSDNRLWIFFLKHGKEPFETVMFAETQLRSGPMMYLLYSHQVSFLNIFARRAMVPGSIIVDGGSGYCKYGWSKYAAPSGRCATFLEFGNLETPTHARFRHFFSTIFSRMQVRSSSHPIIVSLPICHTEDTEAAQTSRRQLRESIYSVLFDMNAPAVCAVDQAVLALYAARRTSGIVVNIGFNVTSVVPVFRGEVMYELGIEVLGFGASKITAFLKELMQQRNIIFQSLYTVRTIKEKLCYVATDYNAELLKDSKGLCEVASEGLFTLAKERFQTGEILFQPHIARVHSRGLHEAVAQCIDHCFSSEVTSDDGWYKTVVLAGGTSCLPGLPERLDKELLNLLPPQISEGIKVIPPPYGTDSAWFGAKILSNVSTFCDAWCITRDQFAQKSQRNI